A section of the Ignavibacteriales bacterium genome encodes:
- a CDS encoding SBBP repeat-containing protein, whose product MKFLTTLILTFAAFLCEDCISQVTQEWVARYNSSGTNSDAINWIAVGKLGNIYVTGSCSGSGVTKDYCTIKYNSSGDTLWVRRYNGPGNNSDAGNSIAVDNLGNVYVTGESPGSGTDYDYCTIKYNSSGDTLWVRRYNGPDNLIDAALSLTIDNTGNVYVTGLSEGISTDYDYCTIKYNSSGDSLWVKRFNGVGSGRDQAASIALDSSGNVYVTGLSWRGSNYDYATIKYNSAGIQQWVRTYHGPGGVSDNGKSLAVDKMGNIYVTGYSFGSGTSDDYCTIKYNTSGDSLWVRRYNGPQNSIDQANFIDVDTSGNVYVTGSSNGVGTQSDFCTIKYNSLGDSLWVKRYNGPNNTSDLANCVKVDNNGNVYVTGQSTGIGSGYDFCTIKYNPTGDSVWVERYNGPGNGGDMPINIALDIYGNVFTAGASLGLGTGSDFCLIKYSQEPIPPDGLLGNILPGGFIQLQYDDNSSNEDGFHILRSVNSSSNWSIHDTVGPNTTTYIDSIGLTFKDTFYYKVNAFNSNGNSSYSNIISIYYQFLPYPPNSLALIVLDTGIVKLTWSDSSSNENGFVLQRRDNIDTAWAVRDTTGANVTQFNDSNLTIGRTYDWRVYSYNSLGNSAFSNIVSTLITGTENSVNIPDKFALKQNYPNPFNPVTKIDYDLPVNSNVKMIIFDITGREVSVLINDHKNAGRHTVSWDGSGFGSGVYFYRIEANGFTEIRRMMLVK is encoded by the coding sequence ATGAAATTTTTGACCACACTGATATTAACTTTTGCGGCATTCCTATGTGAAGATTGTATCTCACAAGTTACGCAGGAGTGGGTAGCGAGGTATAATTCATCAGGAACGAATAGCGATGCAATAAACTGGATTGCCGTAGGCAAACTTGGTAATATTTATGTAACGGGTTCTTGTTCGGGTTCAGGCGTAACCAAAGATTACTGTACTATAAAGTATAATTCCTCAGGTGACACACTTTGGGTAAGAAGATACAACGGACCGGGTAATAACAGTGATGCCGGAAATTCAATCGCAGTAGACAATTTAGGAAATGTGTATGTCACGGGCGAAAGCCCAGGAAGCGGTACAGATTATGATTACTGTACAATAAAATATAATTCCTCAGGCGATACTTTATGGGTAAGAAGGTATAATGGTCCGGATAACCTTATTGATGCAGCACTATCACTTACAATTGATAACACAGGTAATGTTTATGTAACGGGTTTAAGTGAAGGAATAAGTACAGATTATGATTATTGCACAATAAAATATAACTCATCGGGAGATTCATTGTGGGTGAAAAGATTTAACGGTGTTGGATCCGGTCGCGACCAAGCAGCTTCCATTGCACTTGACAGCTCGGGGAATGTTTACGTAACTGGTCTAAGCTGGAGAGGTTCAAATTATGATTATGCCACTATTAAATACAATTCAGCCGGTATTCAACAATGGGTAAGGACATATCACGGGCCGGGCGGCGTCAGTGATAATGGAAAATCATTGGCAGTTGATAAAATGGGTAATATTTATGTTACCGGATACAGTTTTGGCAGCGGCACATCCGACGATTACTGTACAATAAAGTATAACACATCAGGAGATTCTCTTTGGGTAAGACGATATAACGGTCCACAAAACAGTATTGATCAAGCAAATTTTATTGATGTGGATACATCAGGGAATGTTTATGTTACCGGTTCAAGTAATGGGGTCGGAACTCAAAGTGATTTTTGTACTATAAAATACAATTCGTTGGGGGATTCGTTGTGGGTAAAGAGATATAACGGTCCAAACAATACATCCGACCTTGCAAATTGTGTAAAAGTTGACAATAACGGTAACGTCTATGTAACCGGACAAAGTACTGGGATTGGCAGCGGTTATGATTTTTGCACAATAAAGTATAATCCTACAGGCGATTCAGTATGGGTAGAAAGATACAACGGACCCGGCAATGGCGGCGACATGCCTATAAACATAGCATTAGATATCTATGGAAATGTGTTTACTGCTGGTGCTAGTTTAGGACTTGGAACGGGTTCTGATTTTTGTTTGATAAAATACTCGCAGGAGCCTATCCCACCGGATGGTTTATTAGGAAATATACTCCCGGGGGGATTTATTCAATTGCAATATGATGATAATTCTTCAAACGAAGATGGATTTCATATTCTAAGAAGTGTAAACTCATCTTCTAATTGGTCTATCCATGATACAGTGGGTCCTAATACTACCACTTACATTGACTCCATTGGATTGACCTTTAAGGATACTTTTTACTATAAGGTTAATGCATTTAATTCAAATGGAAATTCAAGTTATTCCAATATTATTTCAATATACTATCAATTTTTACCTTATCCTCCTAACAGTCTTGCTCTTATTGTGCTTGATACGGGGATTGTAAAGCTCACCTGGTCTGACAGCTCGAGTAATGAGAACGGGTTTGTGCTTCAGAGAAGGGATAACATCGATACAGCCTGGGCAGTACGTGATACGACGGGAGCTAATGTCACACAATTTAATGATTCTAATTTGACTATAGGGAGAACGTACGATTGGCGTGTTTATTCGTATAATTCGTTAGGTAACTCAGCCTTTTCCAATATAGTATCAACATTGATAACAGGAACAGAGAATTCCGTAAATATCCCGGATAAGTTTGCGCTAAAACAGAACTACCCGAATCCATTCAACCCGGTAACAAAAATAGATTATGACCTTCCTGTAAACAGTAATGTGAAGATGATAATATTCGATATAACGGGAAGAGAGGTATCGGTATTAATTAATGACCATAAAAATGCGGGCAGACACACAGTAAGCTGGGATGGGAGCGGTTTTGGTTCGGGTGTATATTTTTACAGAATAGAGGCGAATGGATTTACGGAAATAAGGAGAATGATGCTTGTGAAGTAA
- a CDS encoding 2-phosphosulfolactate phosphatase, with the protein MNVNLFLSNNLISDDLFLKDKNVVIIDILRATSSMTIALANGAKEIIPTDTASTAARIAKGRGNSLLCGERDGKIVEGFNLGNSPFEFTEDAIKDKILVWSTTNGSVSIVKAKHAKTAVLASFLNISAVVDYVSKLDGDLYVVCSGKLSDVCIEDVVCAGLLLMKLGKALGRELEGIDDPEQIAIDLCKFYFASSGRVSSKAVEEMLQITEHGKYLSSLGFGHDLEVCSKIDSLPFVPLFRNGVIKLKEVIESEDSAKTKLKKVNLIKDEKDSVKKA; encoded by the coding sequence ATGAACGTAAATTTATTTTTATCTAACAATCTGATAAGCGACGACCTGTTTTTAAAAGACAAGAACGTTGTGATCATAGATATACTACGGGCGACTTCATCGATGACGATAGCCCTGGCAAACGGAGCGAAAGAGATCATTCCGACAGATACCGCATCGACCGCAGCAAGGATAGCAAAGGGCAGAGGAAATTCGCTTCTTTGCGGGGAGAGAGATGGCAAGATAGTAGAGGGTTTTAATCTTGGTAATTCACCATTCGAGTTCACGGAAGATGCTATTAAAGATAAGATACTGGTCTGGAGCACAACGAACGGCTCGGTTTCAATTGTGAAGGCAAAACACGCCAAGACTGCTGTTCTAGCGAGTTTTTTAAATATCTCAGCAGTCGTGGATTATGTTTCCAAGCTCGATGGGGATCTATACGTTGTATGCTCCGGTAAACTGTCGGATGTGTGTATAGAAGATGTTGTCTGTGCAGGATTACTATTGATGAAGCTGGGAAAAGCACTTGGCAGAGAGCTCGAAGGTATAGACGATCCGGAACAGATAGCGATAGACCTATGTAAATTTTATTTCGCCTCGTCGGGAAGAGTGTCAAGTAAAGCTGTTGAAGAGATGCTTCAGATCACAGAGCACGGGAAATATCTTTCTTCGCTTGGATTCGGACATGATCTTGAGGTGTGTTCTAAGATAGATTCGCTTCCATTCGTACCATTATTCAGAAACGGTGTAATCAAGCTGAAAGAAGTGATCGAATCGGAAGATTCAGCTAAAACGAAGCTAAAAAAAGTGAATCTTATAAAAGATGAAAAAGATAGTGTAAAAAAGGCTTAG
- the gcvT gene encoding glycine cleavage system aminomethyltransferase GcvT: MAKQTAFYDIHKSLGGKLVDFAGFEMPIQYEGILKEHMAVRESVGIFDVSHMGEVEVRGKDAFDFVQRLTTNDVSKLGKGKVQYSAMCMEDGGIVDDLLVYDCGDYFMLVINASNIEKDFNWMQKNVSGDVELVNKSDEVSLLAVQGPNALKTLQKLTDTDLSVIPYYSFEFGKVAGQDVIISHTGYTGEKVCFEIYSSSDKEKSEALWNAIMEAGAEFDIKPCGLGARDTLRLEYAFRLYGNDMDETTNPIEAGLGWITKMDVEQFNGRDAIKKVKEEGLKRKLVGFEVDGKMVARHGAEIYSGSNKIGYVTSGGPSPVLGKNIGLGYVEMGNHEPGAEIEIDVRGRRIKAVVVKTPFL; encoded by the coding sequence ATGGCGAAACAGACAGCGTTTTACGACATACACAAATCACTTGGCGGTAAGCTGGTCGACTTTGCGGGCTTTGAAATGCCGATACAATACGAGGGTATTTTAAAAGAGCATATGGCTGTGCGGGAGTCGGTTGGTATATTCGATGTATCGCATATGGGTGAGGTAGAGGTTCGCGGAAAGGACGCGTTCGATTTTGTTCAGAGGCTGACGACGAACGATGTATCCAAATTAGGTAAGGGTAAGGTACAGTACTCGGCGATGTGCATGGAGGATGGGGGCATAGTGGATGACCTGCTTGTCTATGACTGCGGTGATTACTTCATGCTGGTAATAAATGCGTCGAACATCGAAAAGGATTTTAACTGGATGCAGAAGAATGTGTCCGGTGACGTGGAGCTGGTAAATAAGTCGGACGAGGTATCGCTTCTCGCCGTACAGGGACCTAACGCGCTGAAGACTTTGCAGAAATTAACGGACACGGATCTTTCGGTGATACCATATTACAGTTTCGAATTCGGAAAGGTGGCGGGGCAGGACGTTATAATCTCGCACACGGGTTACACCGGTGAAAAAGTCTGTTTTGAGATATATTCCTCGTCGGATAAGGAAAAGTCCGAGGCATTGTGGAATGCAATTATGGAGGCAGGAGCAGAGTTTGATATTAAACCGTGCGGATTAGGCGCAAGGGATACGCTAAGGCTGGAATACGCGTTCAGGCTGTACGGCAATGATATGGATGAAACGACCAACCCGATAGAAGCGGGATTGGGATGGATAACGAAGATGGACGTCGAACAATTCAACGGAAGGGATGCTATAAAGAAGGTTAAGGAAGAGGGTCTAAAGAGGAAGCTGGTGGGATTTGAAGTGGACGGGAAAATGGTGGCAAGGCATGGAGCAGAGATATATTCAGGCAGTAACAAAATAGGATATGTAACAAGCGGAGGACCATCACCTGTTCTCGGTAAGAATATAGGACTAGGCTACGTGGAAATGGGAAACCACGAGCCGGGTGCCGAGATCGAGATTGACGTGCGGGGACGCAGGATCAAGGCAGTGGTGGTGAAGACTCCATTTTTATAG
- a CDS encoding SPOR domain-containing protein, with protein MKKFRVFYLLCVTVLIALASHSCASFDDDCCEEDVIIPPDTVKLPPVVIDENKVPYRVTIQLGAFRNKEYADEFYQKAKASLGGDVTLRLDNLDGLYKIEIGDYGDVQTANSSLNGIQSRGYPDAFVHTIPR; from the coding sequence ATGAAAAAATTCAGAGTATTTTATCTTTTATGTGTTACGGTTTTGATAGCACTCGCCTCTCACTCATGCGCGTCATTTGATGATGACTGCTGTGAGGAGGATGTTATAATTCCACCGGACACTGTAAAACTTCCTCCGGTCGTGATAGATGAAAACAAGGTGCCTTACAGGGTTACTATACAGCTTGGGGCTTTCAGGAATAAGGAATATGCCGATGAGTTTTATCAGAAGGCAAAGGCAAGCTTAGGCGGAGACGTTACTTTAAGGCTGGATAACCTGGACGGACTATATAAGATCGAAATTGGGGATTACGGCGATGTTCAGACAGCCAATAGCAGTCTGAATGGAATACAATCACGGGGTTACCCGGATGCATTTGTGCATACAATACCCAGATAG
- a CDS encoding DNA translocase FtsK — MAKSSSKRSTGKSYGSNKKGTPTEDFSISEDAKKQIFGFLLSLAGILVFLSVISYSVKDQAALERFSFFEMFRKETYGAEIYNWLGAAGAIVSELLVSKLFGYFSAAIPILIALYGGLLLFKKKFPRIIQFSIYFLLLMVVTASCAGLLKIFMGSDTIPSRYSGATGDYISTVLYQTLGSVGASVLLFMALVLNVMLVIDGNLPKSMDRVSRMFSWIFAKLKGLRKPKEETDEADETALEEEIELSPVEQEKEKIRRSKLGKEDVEEEVKEEPIKETLINRPKNEVHVEEEEDDLLTGTGSGIGNKLTDLKPKDELSETEINPENYNEAEGSGSDEDDYEEETLDDYETPVLSLLDESEDDGDVITDEELTLNGKLLQEKLLKFGIEIEKVFATPGPVVTLYELIPAPHIKLSKIESLQDDIALAMKAKGIRMIIPIPGKGTVGVEIPNSVAQMVRVKDVLASKKYRETDKLLPIAFGKTIEGEVFVGDLAKMPHVLIAGATGSGKSVGINTLIASLLYKKHPSDLKFVMVDPKKIELSLYTKLKKHFLATSSDINESIVTSPSNAVSILKSVEMEMEQRYDKLANAGVRNIEAYNKKYEAGELRNNDVLRHRKMPYIVVVIDELADLMITAKRDIEDPIARIAQMARAVGIHLVVATQRPSVDVITGVIKANFPVRIAYQVASKIDSRTIIDMGGADKLLRNGDMLYLSSNSPKPIRIQNAYISTEECEKVVEFIGEQQGFSRSYLLPSIIERRSHSTSGMEDQDELFEEAARLVLKLQVCSTSTLQRRLKLGYARAARIVDQMEDAGIVGPNQGAKGREIMITEDELEEILHS; from the coding sequence ATGGCAAAATCCAGCAGTAAACGGAGTACAGGAAAGTCATACGGTTCTAATAAAAAAGGTACTCCTACAGAAGATTTCAGTATATCCGAAGACGCAAAGAAGCAGATCTTTGGATTCCTTCTCTCCCTCGCAGGGATATTAGTCTTCCTTTCTGTAATTTCATATTCAGTAAAAGACCAGGCAGCACTCGAGCGATTCAGTTTCTTCGAAATGTTCAGGAAAGAGACCTATGGTGCGGAGATATATAACTGGCTCGGGGCTGCGGGAGCGATTGTTTCGGAATTATTGGTGAGCAAGTTATTCGGATATTTTTCTGCGGCAATCCCAATATTAATAGCACTTTATGGAGGACTGCTTTTGTTTAAGAAGAAATTCCCTCGCATAATCCAGTTCTCGATCTATTTCTTATTACTGATGGTCGTGACTGCATCGTGCGCAGGACTTTTGAAAATATTCATGGGCAGTGACACCATTCCTTCGCGTTACAGCGGGGCGACCGGGGATTACATTTCGACGGTACTATATCAAACGCTCGGTAGTGTAGGCGCTTCGGTGCTGTTATTTATGGCGCTGGTGCTTAATGTAATGCTGGTTATAGACGGCAACCTTCCTAAGAGTATGGACAGGGTGAGCAGGATGTTCAGCTGGATATTCGCTAAGCTGAAAGGATTGAGAAAACCGAAAGAGGAAACGGACGAAGCAGACGAGACCGCGCTCGAAGAGGAAATAGAACTAAGCCCCGTAGAGCAGGAGAAGGAAAAGATTCGCAGAAGCAAACTTGGCAAAGAAGATGTGGAAGAGGAGGTCAAAGAGGAGCCGATAAAGGAAACTCTTATTAACCGTCCGAAGAATGAAGTACACGTGGAAGAAGAGGAAGATGATCTGCTAACGGGAACAGGGAGCGGAATTGGAAACAAGCTGACTGACCTCAAGCCAAAGGATGAACTTTCCGAGACAGAGATAAACCCTGAAAACTATAATGAAGCCGAGGGATCGGGAAGCGACGAGGATGATTACGAAGAGGAAACACTGGATGATTATGAGACGCCGGTATTGAGCCTGCTGGATGAATCGGAAGATGACGGCGACGTTATTACGGATGAAGAGCTGACTCTAAACGGGAAGCTGTTGCAGGAGAAGCTGTTGAAGTTCGGTATAGAGATAGAGAAGGTGTTTGCAACACCGGGACCGGTTGTTACATTGTATGAGTTGATCCCGGCACCGCACATAAAACTTTCTAAGATAGAATCTCTCCAGGATGACATAGCACTTGCAATGAAGGCAAAGGGTATCCGGATGATAATTCCAATTCCCGGTAAAGGAACTGTGGGCGTAGAAATACCGAACAGTGTTGCTCAGATGGTAAGGGTAAAGGACGTGCTGGCATCGAAGAAATACAGAGAGACGGATAAACTTCTCCCGATAGCATTTGGAAAGACTATAGAGGGTGAAGTTTTCGTTGGAGATCTCGCGAAAATGCCCCACGTATTGATAGCGGGTGCGACGGGTTCCGGTAAGAGTGTCGGTATTAATACTCTTATTGCAAGTCTCCTTTATAAGAAGCATCCGTCAGATCTCAAGTTTGTAATGGTAGATCCTAAGAAGATAGAGCTGAGTTTGTATACAAAGCTAAAGAAACATTTCCTTGCAACGTCATCTGACATAAACGAGAGTATAGTAACCAGCCCGTCGAATGCGGTGTCTATTTTGAAGAGTGTAGAGATGGAAATGGAGCAGAGGTACGACAAGCTTGCAAATGCAGGTGTAAGGAACATTGAGGCTTATAACAAAAAGTATGAAGCGGGCGAGCTAAGGAATAACGACGTGCTGCGACACAGGAAGATGCCTTATATAGTGGTCGTAATAGATGAGCTGGCTGACCTGATGATAACGGCGAAGAGGGATATAGAAGACCCGATCGCCAGGATAGCGCAAATGGCAAGAGCTGTGGGTATTCACCTTGTGGTTGCTACGCAAAGACCGTCGGTCGATGTGATCACAGGTGTGATAAAAGCAAACTTTCCTGTAAGGATTGCATACCAGGTAGCATCGAAGATAGATTCCCGTACTATAATAGATATGGGCGGTGCGGATAAACTCTTAAGGAATGGTGACATGCTCTACCTTTCATCTAATTCACCCAAGCCGATAAGGATACAGAACGCGTATATTTCCACGGAAGAGTGTGAAAAGGTAGTGGAGTTCATCGGGGAACAGCAGGGCTTTTCCAGGTCATACCTGCTTCCATCGATAATAGAACGCAGATCCCATTCGACGAGCGGAATGGAGGACCAGGACGAGCTATTCGAAGAGGCGGCGAGGCTTGTGCTTAAACTGCAGGTATGCTCAACATCAACACTCCAGAGGAGGTTAAAACTCGGATACGCGAGAGCGGCTAGAATAGTCGATCAGATGGAAGATGCCGGAATAGTCGGTCCGAACCAGGGTGCTAAAGGGCGCGAGATAATGATCACCGAAGACGAGCTGGAAGAGATCCTTCACAGCTAA
- a CDS encoding low temperature requirement protein A, which produces MARPQVWRKPVLNTAEDEHRDRRVTWIELFFDLFFVVTVGQLAHYLALKMNWTGLFEYLLLFVPVWWVWIGYTVYNERFESGGAENRIFAFLIMIPSAGLAVFVHGAFNDTYTGFALSYAIARAVITFLWIRGAYYNKPARSIGVIYGSGFITSIILVVISVFMDVPYRYWMFGTALFIDLATPLTTVELTSYLPRFSTSKLPERFGLFTLIVLGESIVGVLGTVAGEHHITGKIILTSIAGIAISFCMWWIYFYYIGRRPFANKTYLTFVWAYLHMPLVMAIAMSGACLSNVINQSNEKIVDPNVRILMCFSVFAVLLFASCIELTLRRDKNEPTHVVKSTFLKVITGILIFFVGLVGTSFSSIELLLSIIVLLVANMAYGFFSYYGHEVEN; this is translated from the coding sequence ATGGCGAGACCACAAGTCTGGAGAAAGCCTGTATTAAATACGGCTGAAGATGAGCACAGAGACAGAAGAGTAACCTGGATAGAGTTATTTTTCGATCTATTCTTTGTGGTGACAGTGGGGCAACTGGCTCATTATTTAGCGCTGAAAATGAACTGGACAGGGCTTTTCGAGTACTTATTGTTGTTTGTACCGGTCTGGTGGGTATGGATTGGCTATACGGTGTACAATGAAAGATTCGAGTCGGGCGGTGCGGAGAACAGGATTTTTGCGTTCCTAATTATGATACCTTCTGCGGGGCTGGCGGTATTCGTGCATGGAGCATTCAATGATACTTACACGGGTTTTGCGTTATCATATGCCATAGCCCGGGCTGTAATTACATTCCTCTGGATAAGGGGAGCATATTACAATAAACCGGCGAGGTCTATCGGAGTTATATACGGATCGGGATTCATTACTTCTATTATACTGGTCGTCATTTCGGTTTTCATGGATGTTCCTTACAGGTACTGGATGTTTGGAACCGCGTTATTCATCGATCTGGCGACACCACTCACAACAGTCGAGCTCACTTCTTATTTACCACGGTTCAGTACGTCAAAGCTTCCGGAAAGGTTTGGTTTGTTTACATTAATTGTTCTGGGTGAATCCATTGTAGGGGTGCTTGGGACCGTTGCGGGGGAGCATCATATCACCGGCAAAATTATATTAACTAGTATAGCAGGAATTGCGATCTCCTTTTGTATGTGGTGGATATATTTTTATTATATAGGGAGACGCCCTTTTGCGAACAAAACTTATCTAACATTTGTCTGGGCATATCTGCACATGCCACTTGTTATGGCTATTGCAATGAGCGGCGCTTGTCTATCAAATGTGATAAATCAAAGTAATGAAAAGATAGTCGACCCGAATGTCAGAATTCTGATGTGCTTTTCAGTATTTGCTGTATTATTATTCGCATCGTGTATCGAATTAACCCTTCGGCGGGACAAAAATGAGCCGACTCATGTTGTAAAGAGCACTTTCTTGAAAGTCATCACCGGGATCTTGATCTTTTTTGTAGGATTAGTTGGGACATCATTTTCTTCAATAGAATTACTATTATCAATAATCGTTCTGCTTGTTGCTAATATGGCATATGGATTTTTCTCATATTACGGACACGAAGTGGAAAATTAA
- the fsa gene encoding fructose-6-phosphate aldolase: MKIFIDSANIEEIKEAADMGVLDGVTTNPSLVSKEGHKDFRSMLEKICAMVDGDISAEVISVTADEIVKEGQELAKIHDNIVVKVPLITEGLKAVKRLTDEGIKTNVTLCFSPSQALLAAKAGAYIISPFVGRLDDISQDGMALISQIITIYDNYGYDTQVLVASIRHPIHFVESAMMGADIATLPFKVIKQLAKHPLTDIGLQNFLNDWKKLEGNS; encoded by the coding sequence ATGAAAATCTTTATAGATTCAGCGAATATAGAGGAGATAAAAGAAGCCGCGGACATGGGAGTGCTTGACGGCGTTACCACCAACCCGTCTCTTGTATCAAAAGAAGGTCATAAGGACTTCCGTTCGATGCTGGAGAAAATATGTGCAATGGTGGACGGCGACATAAGCGCTGAAGTAATATCGGTAACGGCAGATGAGATCGTTAAGGAAGGACAGGAGCTGGCAAAGATCCATGACAACATCGTCGTGAAAGTTCCTCTGATAACTGAGGGTCTGAAAGCGGTGAAGAGATTAACGGATGAGGGAATCAAGACAAATGTAACACTATGCTTCTCACCATCGCAGGCATTGCTGGCGGCAAAGGCAGGAGCATACATAATAAGCCCGTTCGTAGGCAGGCTGGACGATATATCACAGGACGGTATGGCACTGATTTCACAGATAATTACGATATATGATAATTACGGGTATGATACGCAGGTACTGGTAGCCTCTATCAGGCATCCGATCCATTTTGTAGAGTCTGCAATGATGGGAGCAGATATAGCAACACTACCATTTAAGGTCATAAAGCAACTGGCGAAGCATCCTCTAACAGATATAGGACTGCAAAACTTCCTGAACGACTGGAAAAAGCTGGAAGGAAATTCATAA
- a CDS encoding S9 family peptidase, which translates to MSDKKKTGAKVKRYPVEQFFSIRSITGFTLSPDQKKIYYISNTTGLPQIWSVPIEGGWADQISLWNDAIKGVVHYPKEDRLIFISDENGNEQTQIYSMPDTGGEVVYESKGFEDSQTSIVCFNKKGDKFLFCSNKKLPHNFETYAKDTKTGKNKLIYSFEDRYPTVAEAWSGNEKYIAFARFYGNINQDIILYDTENKKLKFATEHDPAETIFNSNIEFDKNSKGFYYISDEGREFKGLKYYDIKKDKSEWFLKENWDITEYKFSKDYKYLVYTVNRYGSNTPKLMNMDTGKVVKLKLPKGNYSSLKFTKDNKNLVFICDNPLNPADIYIYNFKTHKNKQITFSLVGGIDKSAYTKPKDIFYKSFDGLKIHGLLYVPKGLKKDGTNPAIVWPHGGPEWQEMHNFSRYLQVLSNAGFIIIAPNFRGSVGYGKSFQQMIYKDWGGAEFKDVVASVDYLKNTGYVDPKKIAVVGGSFGGFMCLTCITKAPELWKCAVDVFGPSNMFTFLNSIPEHWKDATSRLIGDAEKDKELLYERSPINFVDNIKCPLMVIQGRHDPRVVVDESEQIVNKLKQQDKPVEYIILEDEGHGFSRVKNTIDVFKKKIEFLEKHLR; encoded by the coding sequence ATGTCTGACAAGAAGAAAACAGGTGCTAAGGTTAAAAGATACCCGGTTGAGCAATTCTTTTCGATAAGATCTATTACTGGTTTTACACTATCTCCGGACCAAAAAAAGATATATTACATTTCAAATACTACGGGACTACCCCAGATATGGAGTGTACCTATCGAAGGCGGGTGGGCTGACCAGATCTCACTATGGAATGATGCAATTAAAGGCGTAGTTCACTATCCAAAGGAAGACAGGCTTATATTTATCAGCGATGAGAACGGAAACGAGCAAACCCAGATATACAGCATGCCTGATACAGGCGGTGAAGTGGTATATGAGTCAAAGGGATTCGAGGATTCCCAGACGTCGATAGTTTGCTTCAATAAAAAGGGCGATAAATTCCTCTTTTGTTCAAATAAAAAGCTTCCGCATAATTTCGAAACTTATGCAAAGGATACCAAAACAGGTAAGAACAAGCTTATATATTCATTCGAGGACAGGTATCCAACCGTAGCAGAGGCATGGAGCGGTAATGAAAAGTATATTGCGTTCGCGAGATTCTACGGCAATATCAACCAGGATATAATCTTGTATGATACCGAGAATAAGAAACTGAAATTTGCGACAGAGCATGACCCTGCGGAAACGATATTTAACTCCAACATAGAATTCGATAAGAATTCAAAGGGATTCTATTACATATCGGATGAAGGAAGAGAGTTCAAGGGATTAAAATACTATGACATAAAGAAGGATAAGTCTGAGTGGTTTCTTAAAGAGAACTGGGACATAACCGAATATAAGTTCTCTAAAGATTACAAATACCTCGTATATACAGTAAACAGATACGGCAGTAACACTCCGAAGCTGATGAACATGGATACAGGCAAGGTTGTAAAACTAAAACTGCCCAAAGGTAATTATTCATCGCTTAAGTTTACAAAGGATAATAAGAACCTGGTCTTTATCTGTGATAACCCGCTAAACCCGGCTGATATTTATATCTATAATTTTAAGACGCATAAGAATAAGCAGATAACATTTTCTCTTGTCGGCGGAATCGATAAGAGCGCATACACAAAACCGAAGGATATCTTTTATAAAAGCTTCGACGGGCTTAAGATACACGGACTGCTTTATGTACCAAAGGGTTTGAAGAAGGACGGTACAAACCCGGCTATAGTGTGGCCTCACGGCGGACCGGAGTGGCAGGAGATGCATAATTTCAGCAGGTATCTGCAGGTGCTCTCAAATGCAGGTTTTATAATAATCGCGCCGAATTTCAGAGGAAGTGTAGGATACGGAAAGTCCTTCCAGCAGATGATATATAAAGACTGGGGCGGGGCTGAATTTAAGGATGTGGTAGCCAGTGTAGACTATCTCAAGAATACAGGCTATGTGGACCCCAAAAAGATCGCTGTTGTAGGCGGAAGTTTTGGCGGGTTTATGTGTCTCACATGTATTACAAAGGCACCCGAACTATGGAAATGCGCAGTAGATGTATTCGGACCGTCGAATATGTTCACTTTCCTGAACTCGATCCCCGAGCACTGGAAGGATGCAACGTCCAGGCTGATAGGAGACGCAGAAAAAGACAAAGAATTATTATATGAAAGATCGCCAATAAACTTCGTCGATAATATAAAATGTCCTCTAATGGTGATCCAGGGAAGGCACGACCCAAGAGTGGTAGTAGATGAATCGGAACAGATAGTAAATAAACTGAAACAACAGGATAAGCCGGTTGAATATATTATATTGGAAGATGAAGGGCACGGATTTTCGAGAGTAAAAAATACTATTGATGTTTTCAAAAAGAAAATAGAGTTTTTAGAAAAACACTTAAGATAA